The Clarias gariepinus isolate MV-2021 ecotype Netherlands chromosome 4, CGAR_prim_01v2, whole genome shotgun sequence genome window below encodes:
- the dscc1 gene encoding sister chromatid cohesion protein DCC1 — protein sequence MRTLEEVQATIQIAKLKEEDLLPVTHCLSFSDNVSSGDYCLMELDDTLCKHIEAGKSLTIRGDKDEHAVLCSEDKTYDLKMADTSNLLLFLPGCRTPEQLSDTASESKLIHAQIWGYANSYWELRRQRPKLKKLKKLLMENPYDGPPIGAQEESPGLIKYTMEDLLERIQGSQEEIEDYLQEIHACKIEGYWRILDFDYELKLLGHVTQLVDSESWSFSKVPLSVCLEELVPLEPKAMIEHCLNCYGRRYNTEDGEVMYALDEDKVCRAMAQMLLQNAVKFNLSEFREVWQQSIPEGMNTRLDQLSGLALVDSSSRPETISLLLVEDLPEDTMERFNALFAIREKWTQQDIEPYIRDLCGEKQTAGALLTKHARSSMQNGVKVYNSRRPVAT from the exons ATGCGGACATTAGAGGAGGTTCAGGCCACGATACAGATCGCGAAGCTGAAGGAAGAGGATCTGCTCCCTGTAACACACTGTCTGTCTTTCAGCGACAATGTGTCCTCCGGAGACTACTGCCTCATGGAGCTGGACGATACACTTTGTAAACACATTGAAGCAGGAAAAAG TCTCACAATCAGAGGCGATAAAGATGAGCACGCAGTTCTGTGCAGTGAAGACAAGACCTATGACTTGAAAATGGCGGACACGTCCaatttgctgctgtttttaccAGGATGTAGGACTCCGGAGCAGCTCTCTGACACCGCGTCAGAATCTAAACTAATCCATGCCCAG ATCTGGGGTTATGCTAACAGTTACTGGGAGCTGAGACGCCAACGACCAAAGTTAAAGAAACTTAAGAAGCTGCTTATGGAGAACCCCTATGATGGCCCACCGATCGGTGCGCAGGAAGAGTCTCCAGGGCTCATCAAG TACACTATGGAGGACCTTTTGGAGAGAATCCAAGGAAGCCAAGAGGAAATCGAGGATTACCTTCAAGAAATTCACGCTTGTAAAATAGAGG gaTATTGGCGGATTTTGGATTTTGATTACGAGCTGAAGCTCCTGGGTCATGTGACTCAGCTGGTGGATTCAGAGTCCTGGTCTTTCAGTAAAGTGCCTCTCAGTGTTTGTCTGGAGGAGTTGGTGCCTTTAGAGCCTAA GGCAATGATCGAGCACTGTCTTAACTGTTACGGAAGACGGTATAACACGGAAG ATGGAGAGGTGATGTATGCGCTGGATGAGGATAAAGTGTGCAGGGCTATGGCTCAAATGTTGCTGCAGAACGCTGTTAAGTTCAACCTGTCCGAGTTTCGGGAAGTGTGGCAGCAGAGCATCCCGGAGGGCATGAACACAAGACTGGACCAGCTCAGT GGATTAGCTCTGGTGGACTCCAGCTCAAGGCCGGAAACTATCTCGCTGTTGCTAGTAGAGGACTTGCCTGAGGACACAATGGAACGCTTTAACGCTCTTTTTGCTATCAGGGAAAAGTGGACACAGCAGGACATAGAGCCCTACATACG GGATCTGTGTGGAGAGAAGCAAACAGCCGGAGCTCTTCTGACCAAACACGCCCGCTCCTCCATGCAGAACGGAGTAAAGGTCTATAACTCAAGAAGACCAGTTGCAACATAA